Genomic window (Helianthus annuus cultivar XRQ/B chromosome 3, HanXRQr2.0-SUNRISE, whole genome shotgun sequence):
TTAGTTTAACAGTAGGGGTATTCTGGTCATTTCACAttcacttaacaccaaaaactaactcCCATCTGCGCCAGGGattatccgggaacgaaattacaaaagttgaggactatagctataattttagaaaggtagggactaaaggtgaaaaatgggcaaaccacagggactatccgggcacttttcttgtaaaataatttTTAAAAAGTGTTTTTTGTATCACTAACTATAATAAATAGGGAAAAGGACTAAGATACCCTTGTGTGACCAGACTCAACAAGAAAAATTAACTGTGTTAGGCTCAAAGGACATACCgttcaagattttaaaacattaatgctgtgttccagagatctacttaacagggggaggcaaggggaggggagggaaaatggggtttttttgcctgataatagtctttccaatttggaaagacatggaggggaggggagggatggggagggatttttaactcgggaacacaccctaagtacaaaactcatcaagtTTTGCACTAGAGGACACCGCCTaaaatttggtacaaacataaagaaacttgtaatttactctttgcAAAATCTATCATGAacactgtgttccagagtttactaACCGAAGGAAAGgaaacaaaaagaaagtaaaaatattttgtgttccagagtttcatttaaggaaggaaaagaaaggaaaataacacatgtcgtgttcccgagtttcatttaaggaaggaaaagaaaggaaatgacagGAAAACTAGACtaaattctttaatttttatTTCCTTCCGATTTGGGAGGAAACGGTGAGAAagacatcttttttttttctttctagtCCTTTCTTTTCtcacttttgctttcttttcttatcCCTCATTAACTTAACTCGGGAACAGAGCGGAAAGGTTGCGTCACAAAAAAGACCATCGTAACCGTTTGCAAAATCGATCCCTAACTAATAGGTTGGGTTCGGCGGCAATATTGGTCGCTGGAAGGTTGGGTTGCAAGAATGACCAACGGAAACCCACTAGCTAAGGTATGGATCTAGGTATGCAACGTAAATTACGTAATGTATATGTATGGATCATCTCCACCTCGGTATTAGGCATCCTTATAACGGCTTGTAAACACATAAACTGGTATTTCGTAAGCATATAACCTTGTAACTTACATAACATAGAAATATCTCACACGTGCTTTTGTATTTTTGGTTTTTGTTTACCAGGACAATTGGGGAATACATGGAGGCATAATCAATGGAATGACGTTTGGTTTGTTATTTTTGTATATGTGAAAAGTTAGCCCTAACCAGATTGGGGCGGGTACAGAATTATTAATTATCATTAAAAGTGAAAGGAAAATTTACTCAAAAGGTAGAAGAAACTCTATTCACAATAGCTTAATGAAATAACAATTGAAGGTTGACCGGTTACATGAGCACAACAAACTACAAACGAAACTGATAGACAAAGAATAATACAAAACTAGTGGTATAGTATATGAAGCTTGGAAGAAAACAAAGTTACAATGCTTTTAATAGTAAAGAACACGTTTTTTGCGCTTAAAGAGAGATCTAGATTGATACGCAGACTTGAAAACGTCTTTGAAAAGACGATATTGTAGTAAAACATATAGAATGACCGGAATGCCAGCCAAAACGGTGATGGTGATTGGCACCCATTCGAGCTTTTTGTTGTAAAGTAGAAAGAAACTCGCACTAAATGCAACCATCATGGTTACAATAGAGAGGAAGAGTGTTCCAAGACCATTTACTAGTTTTTTGGGTAAGGACTCCAAGAAATCGCGTTCCGCATAACGCGAAGTGAGAATAGATAAGAAAATGAGGACTGAAGTTGATGAGGATATTAAAGAAATTGCATCTGAGATAACAAAAATAATTAGGGATGGTTCTTTGCGAAAGAAAGGGATACCGATGTTTTGGTTGTATCCTCCAGGAAGTGTAAAAGCTGCTGCAAATGCAATGGTGGCTATGAGGGTTGCTGCCACTAGACAATGAGATGCTGTATCTTTCATCCATTCCTCGCCTTTGGTTACTAGGTATGCATGTTTCTTTGTGAACACATCTTGTGGTGTTTCTTGATCTTTGTTTTTTTGTTCTCTATATTGAGGTGGGATCATTTGCTCTATCTCCTACAACATATATCAAGTCATTTTAACGATTAAAAAAACTTTTCTTCCATTGAAAAGTACATAAACATATATAAGATCGATTAAGTATGATCACGAAAACTGTCATATTACAATATTCACCAAATTTATGAAAACGTTATATGCATTGTACATACAGTTGCCAACTTTAGACATGATTAACCCGATTGACAATTTTACCATTTATTTTGAGGTTAAATTCTGCTTTTTGACGAGTTTTATTATATGTTTGACATACAGATCAGATCAGTATGATGCATAAGCTTGAACATCAACAAGTACCTTGAACCATAATAACTCTGATTGCATTTGGAAAGCAACTCCGGACACGTTTTGATATCGTTTCTGCTTTGCGCTCTTTGCAACCATATGCAACATGTTGTTGCCTTTTTCGTCTGTAATAGGAGTTATTAGATCTTTCATTGCCCCAATCTCATATAACAGCTTGTAGATCTCTATTTGACGACGATTGACGgctttgtgaaatattgttcttTTATGGTCATCTTGTTTCCATATTAGATCAGGATATAATCGAATGAGCTCAATTATAAAACGTGTATTGCCctttttagtagcaaaaaaaagtACCCGAAAAGGGTAGGCATTAATTCTTTCTCCCACCTGTTCAGGTGGCCCTGTAAGTATGTCATCAATCTCGTCCTTAGGCATTCTAGCAATTTTCTTCCAAATAATTCTTAATAATTGCAGAGCTTCACTATCTATTTCACTGGGCTTTACCTTCTTCACATGAAACACTGCAAAAGCTGAAAAGGAAAACAACCAAGAAGAccatatcaaaaaaaaaaaagtaaaaattggCATATGAATAGTTGAATACTCATCCATACACAGTACATGTCACTACAAGGAAAAACCCCTATAGGGACAACACATGTCCTCTCTATAGATCaccctatagagacgacatgtcgtttCTATAGGGTTTTCGTGCCTTTTAACATAGGGACAAAATATCCTCTTTATAAGgtgaaaataattttttttttattttctagtttgttGAATTGGAAACTTAAAACGTTTTAACTTGTAGAAACGACATGTTGTCTCTATAACTTTAaatatttttctttcaatttaattttattaataatcaattggtatgaaaattaaaataaaactaaaaaataaagtttaacttatagagacgacatgtcatCTCTAAAACGTTTGACTAgtcaaaaaaaaatttgaaataaaaataaataaactaacctaCAGAAAAGACATATCGTCTCTAAAACGTttgaaataaaaattttaaaaaataaataaactaacctaTAGAAAGGACATATCGTCTCTATAGGGAAAcataaatttgttttgttttttagttttggttaataaataattaaaaataaaaaaaatgttattcGCATATAGAGACGATATGTGGTCCCTATAAACCCAATTAAGTTTATTAATTTATTCTTGTTTTTTAACTAAAAAAATATGTATTTAAACATATAGAGACGTCATGTCGTCTCTAAAATGTTTGaaataaaaactttaaaaaataaataaactaacatATAGAAATGACATATCGTCTCTAAAACgtttgaaataaaaattaaaaaaaaaaataaactaacaTATAGAAAGGACATATCGTCTCTAAAACGTttgaaataaaaattttaaaaaaataaataaactaacctaTAGAAAGGACATGTCGTCTCTAAAGGACTTAAAAATATTTTaagaaaagtttttttttttatttggtaaatattaatttattttttaatatttttcagcAAAGacttatagagacgacatgtcgccTCTACAAACTCATCTATAGCAACGACACTTATAGAAACGACTTGGGTGACCTATAGGGACGAGGCTGTAGAGACAATACAGGTGAAAAAGCCTTATAGAGAGGACATGTCCTCCCTACAGGCCAAAAAAATGTCGTCCCTATAGAATGTTTTTCTTGTAGTGTAGTGGCGGTTCTTACCATGGGCCAGAATCAAATTTTATATATGTATCTGTGCGCGCGCGTGATATATTCACAATCATTTGTGTTGTTAATAGATTTTGGACCGACTACTGAGCTATTAGGATGTTAGAATTTAGAATTGTTAGGTGGAATGAGTTTAAACTACACAATAATCATTCTTAATAAATTCAAGCATAATGACATCAAGGATAAAAAATCTTTGAGATTACATATTTCAAAACTACAAATAACTAGCTCATTAAGTGTTTATGTGTCCAAGGTAGAATAAAGCAAAGAAAAAAGATTAACAAAGGTATACTTACTTGACTTAATGATTCTCAAGACAACATGTGGTTGTCTCCCTTTAAATGCATCAGTCTGCTTAGCCAAAGCTAATAGAATATCAGCAACTAATTCCTTCTTGAGAATAAGTTTGGGGTGATCATTCACTATTTTTAGAGCAACATCTACAAAAGAATTTATGGTCACTTTATGAGAGAAGTTGCGTTGGTTGATGCATAAATGGAAAAGAAACTTGTGAAAATGCCCAAGATAAACATATGGAAAAAATAAACCAAGTAAGAACTAAGAACTACTTACCAAAGATGCCAGCTTCAACACATTTTTGTAAGACCTGACCACGATTATCATCTTCCCAATGTTCGCCGGTCATATTATTTGAGATACCATACAGATACCTCACCATAACAGGTCTTGCAAACAAAGCAGCCATATAGAGTGGCATCATTGTATTTCTACCAGGGATTACAATCAGTTTTGGATTCTTTTTCACCATTGTCATTGCTATTTCTTTATTTCCCGCTGCAGCTGCTAAACTGAAGGCGGTATCGTAATTTCTATTTTGTAGCTCCAAGTCCTTTTCCTCCATCAAGTTTACTACATTCATCACAAATTCCTCCACAGCCTTGGTGCTTTCTGCTGATGCTGCAACATGAAGCAGTGTATCATAATTTTCGGTGATAGCAAAACGGATCAGATCTAGTTGTTTGTCAAGAATCGGTTTCACAGCTTTCCAATCCCCTTTGATTGCTGCTTCATAAAGTGGAACACCAACATCGATGTAGTCTCCTCTATTTCCTTCAATTTAAACAATTTCGTCAAACAATAACCAGGTTAATAGATTATAGTTTCATTTCTAAACTATACTATCCTAAACTAATCTATTGAGAGAGGATGTAAAAACGATTTTGTACTTCACTTGCAACTCATCACATATTTAGTATCACTAttaggggaggaggggtggttcactagtgatagtttctatcactcccactatccaatcaaatcatgccatgtcatcaaccatttttccatcactcacaaccttttttagtaggggtggtcatcactcaccaccacacccaataatttccccccaaccaacaattacactCACAAAACAAAACTATCACGCGTTGAAAATATCACGAAAATGGATTGCGTTGAAATTATAACGCGTGGAACTTGTGTTGGCGGGGTGGTAAAATGATAATATAACGCGTGATGGAAATTTCCGTTATTTTATAACGTAACCGCCCCGGGTTACCTTAAGCAACTAACTGTTGGTTTCAGGCCTCaatcacacaaacacacacatgcgCGCGCACACACACGTATAGACGTATAGTAATGTTTACTGCTTTAAAACTCTCACGCACTTTTCATTCAAACTTGAGTACATATATAACCAGTAGGCACTAACCTATGTAACGTATATAACTTGTAAAAATAAGCAAACACTAATCCACTACCTACTTTGACTCAAACGAATCCATAAATAACATGTCACTATATTGATTTTATGCCGACCCGTAACCAGTGGCGGATTTAGGCACATTTTGTGGTTCCTAGGAACACTCAGTTTGGAAAAAAAATAATGAGAATTAGTGAAAGCATTGTATGATTTGTAAAAAATAATGATAATCTATCAAAAGAAACCCATTAGAAAAATCGAGAGTAACATTAAATAAACTAATACTATCCcctatttataataaaaaacaaCTACTAATTAAATCCCATAAAATCAGCCACCACTAACGTTCATATTCCCACGTTCAACCCCTTCTTTTGCGGTCAACCAAGACCAATTCTTCAACAACCTTCTGACCCATTCATGCTAAACCCGGGTTTCGATGACCCGGCTATGACTTAATCAAGATTAATCAAGAGAGTACCTCGAAATAGATCCGAACAAGGCAGGTTTAGTGGTGGTAGCACTGGCTGCTGAGGAATCTGAACGATCGTATGGTTATGCTGCTGGTGTAAGGGAATGACTGGACCAGAGCCTGTACTTGGGTGGTTGTTCATCTTTTTGGCTGGAATGAATGTCAAATCCATTCACAAGAGCATCTAACGAGCTGttaaatgaatttgaaaataCCTGTGATTATCGGTGTTAATTTCAACGTACTCTGATCAAATGTGTTGTTTCTCAGGGCCTGCATTCATAGAAGTTAACTAAAGTCAACGTCCATGAAAACTATTTATTAAAGACGAGGCGACCACTTTCTCTTTAGAatcgaatatatat
Coding sequences:
- the LOC110928861 gene encoding uncharacterized protein LOC110928861, which produces MDLTFIPAKKMNNHPSTGSGPVIPLHQQHNHTIVQIPQQPVLPPLNLPCSDLFRGNRGDYIDVGVPLYEAAIKGDWKAVKPILDKQLDLIRFAITENYDTLLHVAASAESTKAVEEFVMNVVNLMEEKDLELQNRNYDTAFSLAAAAGNKEIAMTMVKKNPKLIVIPGRNTMMPLYMAALFARPVMVRYLYGISNNMTGEHWEDDNRGQVLQKCVEAGIFDVALKIVNDHPKLILKKELVADILLALAKQTDAFKGRQPHVVLRIIKSTFAVFHVKKVKPSEIDSEALQLLRIIWKKIARMPKDEIDDILTGPPEQVGERINAYPFRVLFFATKKGNTRFIIELIRLYPDLIWKQDDHKRTIFHKAVNRRQIEIYKLLYEIGAMKDLITPITDEKGNNMLHMVAKSAKQKRYQNVSGVAFQMQSELLWFKEIEQMIPPQYREQKNKDQETPQDVFTKKHAYLVTKGEEWMKDTASHCLVAATLIATIAFAAAFTLPGGYNQNIGIPFFRKEPSLIIFVISDAISLISSSTSVLIFLSILTSRYAERDFLESLPKKLVNGLGTLFLSIVTMMVAFSASFFLLYNKKLEWVPITITVLAGIPVILYVLLQYRLFKDVFKSAYQSRSLFKRKKRVLYY